The DNA region GTACGTTTTGAGCACTATCGGCAAGCTGTTTGGCGATTGCCGGGTTTGATTAAACAAAAAGTGAGCGTAACGCTCGGCAGTTCGCGGCCCAAACCCCCGGTAGTTCTCCAAATGACTCAATTAATGCAACTAGTGCTGGCGGTAATATCTGCATAACTTATGGTGCGTTACATGCCGAGTCCACCGAGCATGCCCATCATAGGTTGCATTTTTTCGGCGGCTATTTTCTGACTTTCGGCAATCGCTTCTTTGACGGCTTCTTCAACCCAATTCTCTAGCTCGGCAATGTCATCAACGTCTACGGATTCTGGATCAATGTGGATCTTTTTTATTTTCTGTTCGCCATTTATTTCTACAGTAACGGCTCCTTCACCCTTCTCGACGGTGATAATCATTTTCTGCAATTCCTTTTGCAGCTTCTTGGCTTTCATTAACATTTTAGCTTGATCAAATTTACTCATTACGCTCCCTCCTATTGGTTCACCACTATTGTATCAGATTATCAGGGGCGTTGCTGAAAAGTTTGTTTGGTTTCCGGCGTGTTTGGCCAAGCTTCATAATATCGGGTGATGTGGTAAAAACTAGATGTCATAATGGCCGCAATCATCACAGCAACCGCAATACCGCGAGCTAGCGGGTTTTTGGGGAATACCGTAAACCATTTTTGCAGCAGTAGCGTGATACCCGCAGCCGCAAGAATGTAGATGAATGGTAATAACAGACTTATTCGGACTTCATCAGCCAGAGATACAAATAGTACACCAAACCCCATTCCAGCTAGAATAAGACGAGTCCTGTCCAGTTTAAGACGAAACGCATAGGAGTAGACTCCAAAAGCGACCATGATGGTTGTAAATATATCAAGGTATGGCAACCGGCCAATCCCGTATATCGGATTGTGTGCCCTTTGGAGGAATATTTCTTTTGGTACATTTACCACGTTTCCAATAAACTCAACTACGGTTGGCCAGGACTGAGGTAGTCCGAGCCAAGTCAGTGCCAAAGTTGGTTGTTGGGCTAATCCCCAGCCAAGGGGGACAAGGATTAACCCGGCCATGATCAACACAGCAGATTGCCACCAAATTGAAAGCGAGGCAATAGCAGCGGTTATCCGTTTGCGTTGCCAGATGACACCGGCGAGCACTAGCCAGCTCATGGCAGGCACATATAGCAGAAAAGCCGCACTGACGGTAGCAATGATTGAAGCAACAAAAACATGGCGTTTCTTATGGAGCCACACGCCCGATAATACGAGCAGGAGTGTTAAAAGGTAAGCTGAATCTTCCGTACCAATCCGGGAAACATTTAAAAACCAGCTCGATGTTATAAACAGCGACGTTGCTAGTATTGAGACTCTAGGAGTGTGCCATTGACGAAGTATCAAAAACATTGCAACTGCAGCTATAACCCCAATCCCGACACTTATTACTCTGCCGGCCATGTCGCCGATTCCGAGTTCTGTTAGCAGATATACCCCAACTTTATTAGGTAAAAACAAAGGGTTGTCTGCAATGACGGAAAAAGATCGGGAGGCTTCGAGCAACTGTATTTCGGGTTGGCCGAATCCCG from Candidatus Saccharibacteria bacterium includes:
- a CDS encoding YbaB/EbfC family nucleoid-associated protein, with translation MSKFDQAKMLMKAKKLQKELQKMIITVEKGEGAVTVEINGEQKIKKIHIDPESVDVDDIAELENWVEEAVKEAIAESQKIAAEKMQPMMGMLGGLGM